A single window of Bordetella genomosp. 11 DNA harbors:
- a CDS encoding TerC family protein has product MELTQAAFWLALLQIIWVNILLSGDNAVVIALAARSLPPTQQKKAIVIGSAAAIIMRIVLTLVAAKLLLLPWLKLIGAVLLVYIGVSLLMPEDEDDGDAKSHGNLLSAIRTIMIADLVMSLDNVVAVAAAAMGDTTLLVVGLAISIPLVIFGSTLLLKVIERFPLIVWVGAALLGFIAGELLVGDPALHESVVRIDSALGTTEHNLALMAGACGAILVLMLGKVMIARRHSDKNLKRSEQI; this is encoded by the coding sequence ATGGAATTAACACAAGCCGCTTTCTGGCTCGCGCTTCTGCAAATCATCTGGGTCAATATCCTTCTGTCCGGGGATAACGCCGTGGTCATCGCGCTCGCGGCCCGTTCGCTACCGCCTACCCAGCAGAAGAAAGCCATCGTCATTGGTTCGGCCGCCGCCATCATCATGCGGATCGTCCTGACGCTGGTGGCCGCCAAACTCCTGTTGCTGCCCTGGCTGAAACTCATAGGCGCGGTCCTGCTGGTCTACATCGGCGTGTCGTTGCTGATGCCGGAAGACGAGGACGACGGCGATGCCAAGTCCCATGGCAATCTGCTTTCCGCCATCCGCACCATCATGATCGCCGACCTGGTGATGAGCCTGGATAACGTCGTGGCGGTTGCCGCCGCCGCCATGGGCGACACCACCCTGCTGGTCGTGGGCCTGGCCATCAGCATTCCACTGGTTATCTTCGGCAGCACGCTGCTGCTGAAGGTCATCGAGCGCTTCCCGCTGATCGTATGGGTGGGCGCCGCGCTGCTGGGCTTCATCGCCGGCGAGCTGCTGGTGGGCGATCCGGCGCTGCACGAGTCGGTGGTGCGCATCGACTCCGCACTGGGGACGACCGAGCATAACCTTGCCTTGATGGCGGGTGCCTGCGGCGCGATCCTGGTGCTAATGCTGGGCAAGGTCATGATTGCCCGGCGCCACTCTGACAAAAATCTTAAACGGTCGGAGCAAATCTGA
- a CDS encoding TerC family protein: MLEFFQTLSWAAVFQIILIDILLGGDNAVVIALACRNLAPKQRMQGILWGTAGAILLRVVLIAFALTLLNIPFLKVVGGLLLLWIGVKLLLPEEEGHDKIKGGASIVSAIKTIIVADFVMSLDNVIAIAGAAQNADPSHQIGLVVFGLLVSVPIIIWGSTLVLKLIDRYPLVVMFGAGLLGWIAGGMVITDVVVEGQFGPQPAMVKLGAEIAGALFVVLLGRWLASRKVVSKESVHESA, from the coding sequence GTGCTTGAATTCTTCCAGACGCTCAGTTGGGCGGCCGTTTTCCAGATCATCCTGATCGATATCCTGTTGGGCGGCGACAACGCCGTGGTCATCGCGCTGGCCTGCCGCAACCTGGCACCCAAGCAGCGGATGCAGGGCATCCTGTGGGGCACCGCCGGCGCCATCCTGCTGCGGGTCGTGCTGATTGCCTTCGCCCTGACCCTGTTGAACATTCCTTTCCTGAAGGTCGTAGGCGGCCTGTTGCTGCTGTGGATCGGCGTCAAGCTGCTGCTGCCGGAAGAGGAAGGGCACGACAAGATCAAGGGCGGCGCGTCCATCGTTTCCGCGATCAAGACGATCATCGTCGCGGATTTCGTCATGAGCCTGGACAACGTCATCGCCATTGCCGGCGCCGCGCAGAATGCCGATCCCAGCCACCAGATCGGGCTTGTGGTGTTCGGCCTGCTGGTCAGCGTGCCGATCATCATCTGGGGTTCCACCCTGGTGCTCAAGCTCATCGACCGCTATCCGCTGGTGGTTATGTTCGGTGCCGGCCTGCTGGGCTGGATCGCGGGCGGGATGGTTATTACCGACGTTGTTGTCGAAGGTCAATTCGGGCCGCAGCCGGCTATGGTTAAATTGGGCGCTGAAATAGCCGGCGCGCTGTTCGTCGTTCTTTTGGGACGGTGGCTGGCAAGCCGCAAGGTCGTCTCCAAGGAATCCGTGCATGAGTCTGCTTAA
- the hemC gene encoding hydroxymethylbilane synthase, producing the protein MSQPSRLIIATRASRLALWQAEHVRGRLLALYPHCAVELLTLTSRGDQILDRTLSKVGGKGLFVKELENALLDGRADLAVHSLKDVPIDLQASFELCAMLERADPRDAFVSNRYGALRDLPEGAVVGTSSLRRESQIRARYPHLVVRPLRGNLDTRLAKLDAGGYDAIVLAAAGLERLGLAQRIRAVLDVEESLPAAGQGALGIEIRADRDDARAWLAPLASARTTACVTAERTVSRTLGGSCQVPLGAYATSDGTSLHLRALVASADGTRVLHAEGSGPATQAESIGAAVARELLDKGASSLLAELPAHD; encoded by the coding sequence GTGTCCCAACCTAGCCGTTTGATCATTGCCACCCGGGCAAGCCGCTTGGCGCTGTGGCAGGCCGAGCACGTGCGGGGCCGCCTGCTGGCCCTGTATCCGCACTGTGCGGTGGAGCTCCTGACGCTGACCTCGCGAGGCGACCAGATCCTGGATCGGACGCTTTCGAAGGTCGGCGGCAAGGGCTTGTTCGTCAAGGAACTGGAAAACGCGCTCCTGGACGGCCGGGCCGATCTGGCGGTGCATTCGCTCAAGGATGTGCCTATCGATCTGCAGGCTTCCTTCGAGCTGTGCGCCATGCTCGAGCGCGCCGATCCCCGCGATGCCTTCGTATCCAACCGGTACGGGGCACTCCGGGATCTGCCGGAGGGCGCGGTGGTCGGCACTTCCAGCCTGCGCCGCGAATCCCAGATTCGCGCGCGTTACCCGCACCTCGTGGTGCGCCCTTTGCGTGGCAATCTGGATACGCGGCTCGCCAAACTCGATGCCGGCGGCTATGACGCGATCGTATTGGCGGCTGCCGGACTCGAACGCCTGGGGCTGGCGCAGCGCATCCGCGCCGTCCTGGACGTCGAGGAAAGCCTGCCAGCCGCGGGGCAGGGGGCATTGGGCATCGAAATCCGCGCGGATCGCGATGACGCCCGCGCATGGCTGGCACCGCTGGCCTCGGCGCGCACCACAGCGTGCGTGACCGCCGAAAGGACGGTGTCGCGCACGCTCGGCGGTTCCTGCCAGGTGCCCCTGGGCGCCTATGCCACCAGCGACGGCACCAGCCTGCATTTGAGAGCGCTGGTCGCGTCGGCAGACGGTACGCGCGTGCTGCACGCCGAAGGCTCCGGCCCGGCGACGCAGGCCGAGTCCATAGGCGCGGCAGTGGCCCGGGAATTGTTGGACAAGGGCGCTTCTTCGCTCCTGGCCGAACTGCCGGCGCACGACTGA
- a CDS encoding uroporphyrinogen-III synthase has translation MPNEAQTAILTRPVGRNEVLATRLHAAGWQVRAWPALSIEPLAAGPEGIPLPGDFDLAVFVSGNAAAQYLEQLRALGMAAWPSSCIAAAVGPATAARLRQSGQLDTQCAIVHPGAEAPRHDSEALWELLAARGPIPRRVLLVRGTAGRDWLAEQLHGHGASVRLHAVYRRVPARWEADALAQLGRWAADAHYPTWLLTSGESIDAVRANVARAATETWWDACRFIVTHPRLVDRLALSDASARRAVRVCAPAEDAIFNAFVSA, from the coding sequence ATGCCGAACGAGGCCCAGACGGCAATACTGACGCGTCCCGTGGGGCGCAACGAAGTACTGGCCACCCGCTTGCACGCGGCCGGCTGGCAGGTCCGGGCGTGGCCGGCGCTGAGTATCGAGCCGCTCGCCGCGGGGCCGGAGGGCATACCCCTGCCCGGCGATTTCGATCTGGCGGTGTTCGTCAGCGGCAACGCCGCGGCGCAATACCTGGAGCAACTGCGGGCGCTCGGCATGGCGGCCTGGCCCTCGTCCTGTATTGCCGCGGCCGTGGGACCCGCGACGGCCGCCCGCCTGCGGCAATCCGGCCAGTTGGACACGCAGTGCGCTATCGTCCATCCTGGCGCCGAGGCGCCACGCCACGATTCCGAAGCCTTGTGGGAGCTGTTGGCCGCGCGCGGACCCATTCCGCGCCGGGTGCTGCTGGTACGGGGTACCGCCGGCCGCGATTGGCTGGCGGAACAGCTTCATGGCCACGGAGCTTCGGTGCGCCTGCATGCGGTCTACCGGCGGGTACCGGCGCGCTGGGAGGCCGATGCGCTGGCGCAGCTGGGCCGCTGGGCGGCGGATGCGCATTATCCTACCTGGCTGCTGACCAGCGGCGAGAGTATCGACGCGGTAAGGGCGAACGTGGCGCGTGCGGCCACCGAAACCTGGTGGGACGCCTGTCGTTTTATCGTCACCCATCCGCGGCTGGTCGACCGGCTAGCGCTTTCCGATGCCTCCGCCAGGCGGGCGGTACGGGTTTGCGCACCGGCAGAGGATGCCATCTTTAATGCTTTTGTTTCGGCTTGA
- a CDS encoding uroporphyrinogen-III C-methyltransferase — protein sequence MTEKTPATDPAAAPVVSNNPTSADMKSAGPKNAASSPPSPRAARKGGASPLVATLVVVVLLALVLVAALWMQRQQFLAAGREIATRLDALNSALNQTRSETRQALALAQVQSDKVAALEASVQETQSQYTALEQAWQDFNDNVSDDVLINDVERLLTIADQQLRLGGSVSNAIVAMETAQSRLARAGRPRYASLQQTINGDLDRLRAVKTIDVPIQAGRIERLVALVGKAPLLVPDAVTAGAGSAAPADAPAAAGPAPAPVGPDLPPDAAWWQRWRAEIASWPARAGGALAHELGDLVRVQRVDEPAALLLSTEQAEQLRSTLRQRLLTVQLALLMRQPVIWKNELDTVSRTLDTYYDRRSPDTLAALGLARELAQIQIATPMPDLSDSLSAIAALRADGSGTVKGRD from the coding sequence ATGACAGAAAAGACTCCTGCCACCGATCCGGCCGCGGCGCCGGTCGTCTCCAATAATCCGACATCGGCCGACATGAAATCCGCTGGCCCGAAGAACGCCGCGTCCAGTCCTCCGTCGCCTCGCGCGGCGCGCAAAGGCGGGGCTTCCCCGCTGGTCGCAACCCTCGTTGTCGTCGTCCTGCTGGCGCTGGTCCTCGTGGCCGCCCTATGGATGCAACGGCAGCAGTTCCTGGCGGCGGGCCGCGAAATCGCCACCCGGCTGGATGCGCTGAACAGCGCGTTGAACCAGACGCGATCGGAGACGCGGCAGGCCTTGGCCCTGGCGCAGGTGCAGAGCGACAAGGTCGCCGCGCTGGAAGCCTCGGTGCAGGAAACGCAAAGCCAATACACGGCCCTGGAACAGGCATGGCAGGACTTCAACGACAACGTCAGCGATGACGTCCTCATCAACGATGTCGAACGGTTGCTGACGATCGCCGACCAGCAGTTGCGGCTCGGCGGAAGCGTAAGCAATGCCATCGTCGCCATGGAAACGGCGCAATCGCGCTTGGCGCGCGCGGGGCGGCCACGCTATGCCAGCCTTCAGCAGACCATCAACGGCGATCTGGATCGCCTGCGCGCGGTCAAGACCATCGACGTGCCCATCCAGGCGGGCCGTATCGAACGCCTGGTCGCCCTGGTGGGCAAGGCGCCCCTTCTGGTACCCGATGCCGTGACGGCCGGCGCCGGCTCGGCGGCGCCCGCGGATGCTCCGGCGGCCGCCGGCCCCGCGCCCGCCCCCGTAGGGCCAGATCTGCCGCCGGATGCCGCCTGGTGGCAGCGCTGGCGCGCGGAGATCGCCTCCTGGCCCGCCCGCGCCGGCGGCGCCCTGGCGCATGAGCTGGGCGACCTGGTGCGTGTGCAGCGCGTGGACGAACCGGCCGCCTTGCTGCTGTCGACGGAGCAGGCGGAACAACTGCGTTCCACGCTGCGCCAGCGCTTGCTGACGGTGCAGTTGGCGCTGCTGATGCGTCAGCCCGTTATCTGGAAGAACGAACTGGATACCGTGAGCCGCACGTTGGATACCTATTACGACCGCCGTTCGCCCGATACCCTGGCCGCGCTCGGCCTGGCGCGTGAGCTGGCGCAGATCCAGATCGCGACACCCATGCCGGACCTGTCGGACAGTCTGAGCGCCATCGCGGCGCTGCGCGCGGACGGTTCGGGCACCGTCAAAGGGCGGGACTAA